A portion of the Terriglobia bacterium genome contains these proteins:
- the dapF gene encoding diaminopimelate epimerase: MTIPFVKTHGLGNDFLLVENTDKVPGDYPRLTQRICDRHFGIGADGLILWKAGGDVFTLRIFNQDGGEAECSGNGLRCLAAYLIESGRWKKDEIRLETISGLYTLRHIGRQYEADMGEPRLAPAEIPFVPASPIERVVAYPLRAGGQTFSISACSTGNPHCSLFVDAVDDAYVEKIGPLLERHPAFPNRTNVEFIQVLNNSEANVRFWERGVGYSNASGTGSCGAVVACILNGKTDRKVTVHAKAGDLIVEWPEGGRLKLTSTATIVAEGNYSAADNADDADRSI; encoded by the coding sequence GTGACGATACCTTTTGTGAAAACCCATGGCCTTGGAAACGATTTCCTCCTGGTCGAAAACACAGACAAAGTTCCAGGTGATTATCCGCGGCTGACGCAGCGGATTTGCGACCGTCATTTCGGAATCGGAGCCGACGGACTGATCTTGTGGAAGGCCGGCGGCGATGTATTCACGCTCAGGATCTTCAACCAGGACGGCGGCGAGGCCGAGTGTTCGGGAAATGGACTCCGTTGCCTGGCCGCCTATTTGATTGAGTCGGGCCGGTGGAAGAAAGACGAAATCCGTCTCGAAACCATCTCAGGTCTGTACACACTGCGGCATATCGGCCGGCAGTACGAGGCAGACATGGGAGAGCCCAGACTCGCCCCGGCGGAGATACCTTTCGTGCCCGCGTCGCCGATCGAACGCGTCGTTGCCTATCCCTTGCGGGCGGGCGGACAGACCTTTTCCATCAGCGCATGTTCGACCGGAAATCCGCACTGTTCGCTTTTTGTCGACGCCGTAGATGATGCGTACGTGGAAAAGATCGGGCCGCTGCTTGAGCGCCATCCTGCATTTCCAAACCGTACGAATGTCGAATTCATTCAAGTGCTGAACAATAGTGAAGCCAACGTGCGGTTCTGGGAACGCGGCGTCGGATATTCAAATGCGTCCGGAACCGGGTCGTGCGGAGCGGTTGTCGCGTGCATCCTGAATGGGAAAACGGACCGGAAGGTGACAGTGCATGCCAAGGCCGGGGACCTGATTGTGGAATGGCCTGAAGGCGGGCGGCTGAAACTGACGTCGACAGCCACAATTGTGGCGGAAGGGAATTATTCAGCCGCAGATAACGCGGATGACGCAGATAGGAGCATTTAA